The following coding sequences lie in one Maledivibacter sp. genomic window:
- a CDS encoding MotA/TolQ/ExbB proton channel family protein, which translates to MLGLSNIFSKLNPLAIVIIAAILAIFISAFVISLSLRKRYFSMLWDLQEDKNREAAIFESKVFNDIVDDYKLAAKARVNEINTQAIIEKNFNKELSSQYLGEKFIKRAVSLMIVLGLLGTFYGLTLSISELVKTLAASGGIDVLDSMDSVIEGLISSVKGMSVAFVTSLFGIASSILLTIISIFVGVEEVRESVMIEMEEFLDNTLAQRVGTIVETPEALVKNELVESLGEFNVKLEKSMKEISEVLSVRLASATSGIEQFSESLLKSVEKFDNSLNVFAENTRDFSEFNHHLKTNIQRMNVSFNDFSEELKHNTKEIAIGLQIENLSKSVDKLAKKIDE; encoded by the coding sequence TTGTTAGGTCTAAGTAACATATTTAGTAAATTGAATCCATTGGCTATTGTAATAATAGCTGCAATACTTGCGATATTCATTTCGGCCTTTGTAATATCTTTATCTCTTAGGAAAAGATATTTTTCAATGCTTTGGGATTTACAGGAGGATAAAAATAGAGAGGCTGCAATATTTGAAAGTAAGGTATTTAATGACATAGTTGATGATTATAAATTAGCTGCAAAGGCTAGAGTTAATGAGATAAATACCCAGGCTATTATTGAAAAAAACTTTAATAAAGAATTGAGTTCCCAGTATTTAGGAGAAAAATTTATCAAAAGAGCAGTTTCATTAATGATTGTACTAGGACTTCTTGGTACATTTTATGGTCTAACATTGTCTATTAGTGAGCTAGTAAAGACCTTAGCTGCCAGTGGCGGTATAGATGTACTAGATAGTATGGATTCAGTTATAGAAGGGCTTATAAGCTCCGTAAAGGGGATGTCTGTTGCCTTTGTAACTTCACTGTTTGGTATTGCTTCGTCCATCTTATTGACAATAATAAGTATTTTCGTTGGAGTAGAAGAGGTAAGAGAGTCAGTAATGATTGAAATGGAAGAATTCCTTGATAATACACTAGCACAAAGGGTTGGTACAATAGTAGAAACCCCAGAGGCATTGGTGAAAAATGAATTGGTTGAAAGTCTTGGAGAATTCAATGTAAAATTAGAAAAGAGTATGAAGGAAATTAGTGAGGTGTTGAGCGTTAGACTTGCTTCAGCAACTAGTGGAATTGAACAGTTTTCCGAGTCTTTACTTAAGAGTGTTGAAAAGTTTGACAATTCCCTTAATGTATTCGCTGAGAATACAAGGGATTTTTCAGAATTCAATCACCACTTAAAAACAAATATACAAAGAATGAATGTAAGCTTTAATGATTTTTCCGAAGAGTTAAAACACAATACAAAGGAAATAGCCATAGGACTTCAAATAGAAAATCTATCAAAATCAGTGGATAAATTAGCTAAAAAAATAGATGAATAG
- a CDS encoding 4Fe-4S binding protein, with amino-acid sequence MKILTKNDELCIGCGACEEACSKAFFKEANRDKSCIKVDVSLEKKITACTQCGECMDQCPVLALKRDARGIIRVDKNRCVGCLMCVGYCTEGAMMYHSSSHEPFKCIACGICTRVCPTNALKIEDVEVEMLEKVTPATIF; translated from the coding sequence ATGAAGATACTAACTAAAAATGATGAATTATGTATTGGATGCGGAGCATGTGAAGAGGCATGTTCTAAAGCCTTTTTTAAGGAAGCAAACAGGGATAAGTCATGTATAAAAGTGGATGTTAGTTTAGAAAAGAAAATAACAGCTTGTACTCAATGTGGTGAGTGTATGGATCAATGTCCAGTGCTTGCTTTAAAGAGGGATGCTAGGGGAATAATAAGAGTTGATAAAAACAGATGTGTAGGATGTTTGATGTGTGTTGGATATTGTACTGAAGGGGCCATGATGTATCATAGTAGTTCACATGAACCTTTTAAATGTATAGCATGTGGTATTTGTACAAGGGTTTGTCCTACAAATGCATTGAAAATTGAGGATGTTGAGGTAGAAATGCTAGAAAAAGTTACTCCAGCTACTATATTTTAG
- the thiS gene encoding sulfur carrier protein ThiS yields the protein MIQVNNRDFEWEEGLTVELLLKKKNYVFPKIIVKINGVIIKKEDWSTTIINDCDDVKAIHVFAGG from the coding sequence ATGATACAGGTCAACAATAGGGATTTTGAATGGGAAGAAGGTCTAACTGTTGAATTACTACTAAAAAAAAAGAATTATGTTTTTCCAAAAATAATTGTAAAAATTAATGGAGTAATAATAAAAAAGGAAGATTGGTCTACTACTATCATAAATGATTGTGATGATGTAAAGGCCATCCACGTATTTGCAGGGGGTTAA
- a CDS encoding (2Fe-2S)-binding protein, with amino-acid sequence MSDDNIICRCSDLTKEDIKKLVKEGYTTFDEIKRVSRAGMGPCQGRTCMPLILREISIITGKPISQIMPGTYRPPVKAITLGQIAEAGSEGGREDD; translated from the coding sequence ATGTCAGACGATAACATAATATGCCGTTGTTCAGATTTGACCAAGGAAGATATAAAAAAATTAGTGAAGGAAGGTTATACCACCTTTGATGAGATCAAAAGGGTGAGCAGAGCGGGAATGGGGCCATGTCAAGGAAGGACATGTATGCCATTAATTTTGAGGGAAATATCAATAATAACAGGTAAACCCATATCACAAATTATGCCTGGGACATATAGACCTCCTGTAAAAGCCATAACCCTGGGACAAATTGCGGAGGCTGGAAGTGAAGGAGGCAGAGAGGATGATTAA
- a CDS encoding (2Fe-2S)-binding protein: protein MRIKKHPVLKFEKGKKIKFTFDGREYEGYEGETIAAALHAAGVKVLTHSHEKKRPRGFYCAIGNCGQCVMEVNGVSNVRTCIEPLKEDMVIKTQKDKGGIL, encoded by the coding sequence ATGAGAATCAAAAAACACCCTGTTTTGAAGTTTGAAAAGGGTAAAAAGATAAAGTTTACCTTTGATGGAAGGGAGTATGAAGGATATGAGGGGGAAACCATCGCCGCGGCACTTCATGCAGCAGGAGTAAAGGTGTTAACCCATAGTCATGAAAAGAAAAGACCGAGGGGCTTTTATTGTGCCATAGGGAACTGTGGACAATGTGTTATGGAAGTGAATGGAGTATCGAATGTTAGAACTTGTATAGAACCCCTTAAAGAGGATATGGTTATAAAAACTCAGAAAGACAAAGGAGGCATACTATGA
- a CDS encoding FAD-dependent oxidoreductase translates to MKQVEILVVGGGPAGLCAAINAAEAGARVLVLERNEKLGGQLIKQTHMFFGSEKQHASVRGVDIATLLFNKIDELDNIEILKNATVLAIYDDGVVTAEINGKYTKIESQRIIVSTGASEKTLAFPNNDLPGIYGAGAVQTLMNVHGVKPGDNVLMLGAGNIGLIVSYQLMQAGVKVKAILDAAPKIGGYLVHASKVRRMGVPIYTGYTVKEAYGKNYLEKATIVKLDEKWQPVEGTEKDFEIDVLCISVGLCPLGELLWQAGCEMKYVGQLGGFVPARTENLETTREGIFVAGDVCGVEEATSAMVEGYLSGLAAAESLGYKIVDFDERKQDYLDQLESLRSGHVGDKIREGLDQVTIRSETVVG, encoded by the coding sequence ATGAAGCAAGTAGAAATCCTTGTTGTTGGTGGAGGCCCGGCTGGACTTTGTGCAGCTATAAATGCCGCTGAGGCAGGTGCAAGGGTGCTTGTACTTGAAAGAAATGAGAAGCTTGGGGGACAATTAATAAAACAGACCCATATGTTCTTTGGTTCAGAAAAGCAGCATGCTTCAGTAAGGGGCGTTGATATCGCTACATTGCTTTTTAATAAAATTGATGAGTTGGATAATATTGAGATTTTGAAAAATGCTACAGTATTAGCTATATACGATGATGGTGTTGTTACAGCGGAGATAAACGGCAAATACACAAAAATAGAATCTCAAAGGATAATAGTTTCAACGGGGGCAAGTGAAAAGACATTGGCATTCCCAAATAATGATTTGCCAGGAATCTATGGTGCTGGAGCAGTGCAGACACTAATGAATGTACATGGAGTAAAGCCAGGAGACAATGTATTAATGCTAGGAGCAGGGAATATAGGATTGATAGTAAGCTATCAGTTGATGCAAGCAGGGGTGAAGGTTAAGGCGATACTTGATGCAGCACCGAAAATAGGAGGATATCTAGTACATGCTTCTAAGGTAAGGCGTATGGGAGTTCCTATTTATACTGGATATACCGTAAAGGAAGCCTATGGAAAAAACTACTTGGAAAAGGCTACTATAGTCAAGTTAGATGAGAAATGGCAGCCAGTAGAAGGAACTGAAAAGGATTTTGAAATAGATGTTTTATGTATTTCCGTTGGACTATGTCCATTAGGAGAGTTGTTATGGCAAGCAGGCTGTGAAATGAAGTATGTAGGTCAATTAGGAGGGTTTGTACCAGCTAGAACCGAAAATTTGGAAACCACAAGGGAAGGCATTTTTGTAGCAGGGGATGTTTGTGGAGTTGAAGAAGCGACCAGTGCTATGGTAGAGGGTTATTTATCGGGATTAGCGGCGGCAGAGTCCCTTGGTTATAAAATAGTTGATTTTGATGAAAGAAAGCAAGACTATCTTGACCAACTTGAGTCACTTCGTTCAGGCCATGTGGGAGATAAAATACGTGAGGGGCTTGACCAAGTAACGATTAGGAGTGAAACAGTAGTAGGATAA
- a CDS encoding OmpA family protein: protein MKLRRRNYKKNQEEENFWPSFTDMISTIALILFFLMLLAYVQNMITGKNLEFAKKQIIDTEKRLEESNAEISRAEKKLRLLKDKIDEARAEVERGEIALKLSEEQIDEQREIIAESNRELGELRTKLQGIAVLRLDVLKKVKGSVEKELGKTNDAGEELVLISDNGNIIINEALVFDFGSYKLKTQGQELLDQLADAFERVLDDNSIRSNIDAINIQGHTDHIGSSENNRDLSAKRATAVVSYLMSSNKDLENKYGKYFAASAYSEFRPIASGDSESARAKNRRIEISITLKDSNVQKVIDDYLQESLDVFNQN from the coding sequence ATGAAGCTTCGTAGAAGAAATTATAAAAAAAACCAAGAAGAAGAAAATTTTTGGCCATCGTTTACTGACATGATTTCTACTATAGCATTGATATTATTTTTCTTAATGCTATTGGCATATGTTCAAAATATGATTACAGGAAAAAATTTAGAATTTGCAAAGAAACAAATTATAGATACGGAAAAAAGATTAGAAGAATCTAATGCTGAAATAAGTAGAGCGGAAAAAAAATTAAGACTACTAAAGGATAAAATAGACGAAGCTAGGGCTGAAGTTGAACGTGGAGAAATAGCTCTTAAGCTATCAGAAGAACAAATTGACGAGCAAAGAGAGATTATTGCTGAAAGTAATAGGGAATTAGGAGAGCTTAGAACAAAGCTTCAAGGTATTGCTGTACTGAGACTGGATGTACTAAAAAAGGTAAAGGGTTCAGTTGAAAAGGAATTAGGAAAAACCAATGATGCTGGTGAGGAGCTTGTTTTAATAAGTGACAATGGTAATATTATAATTAATGAGGCTTTAGTTTTTGACTTTGGTTCTTACAAATTAAAGACACAAGGTCAAGAATTGCTAGATCAGCTTGCTGATGCCTTTGAGAGGGTTTTAGATGATAATAGTATCAGGTCGAATATTGATGCTATAAATATTCAAGGGCATACGGACCACATTGGTTCCTCAGAAAATAACAGGGACTTATCAGCTAAAAGGGCAACGGCAGTAGTAAGTTATTTGATGAGTTCTAACAAGGATTTAGAAAATAAATATGGAAAATATTTTGCCGCAAGCGCATATTCTGAATTTAGACCAATTGCAAGTGGAGATTCAGAATCAGCAAGGGCAAAAAATAGAAGGATAGAAATTTCTATTACCCTCAAGGATTCAAATGTTCAAAAAGTAATAGATGATTATCTACAAGAATCATTAGATGTCTTCAACCAAAATTAA
- a CDS encoding sigma 54-interacting transcriptional regulator: MLFLNSTIDIILDNVNDAVCIVDRDCIVRFWNEKAEEIYEVNRQHVVGKHINNLFPTALLPKVIKEKRPYVNVYNSPREDSHNIITARPLYSGSELIGAISCDRDITELIRLTTILDKTKFDLKVLEEEVTALNENRFSFDQIVGENIKFKEIINLCKNVSKSKINMIITGESGTGKEVFARAIHIESRRKGHFIPINCSAIPEDLMESELFGYEGGAFTGALRKGKVGKFELAHDGTLFLDEIGDMPLSMQPKILRVLEDGMITRVGGSKSIRVDVRVVAATNKDVKLMMEKGMFRKDLYYRLNSILIALPPLRERKDDIPELVDRFIEQFCITYRCNIPEIPTMVMNMMMNYDWEGNIRELRNIIERIVILVNNNKAKEVDIDFLPRSIIESNKEKIEYKKEAFDLNNIIEKAEKDAILNAMRTSGGNKARAAKLLNIPRSTLYFKLNKYNFNNILTR; this comes from the coding sequence ATGTTATTTCTCAATTCAACAATAGATATAATATTAGATAATGTAAATGATGCGGTTTGTATTGTTGATAGAGACTGTATAGTAAGATTTTGGAATGAAAAGGCTGAAGAAATATATGAAGTCAACAGACAACATGTGGTTGGGAAACATATAAATAATCTTTTTCCCACTGCATTACTTCCTAAGGTTATAAAAGAAAAGAGACCCTATGTTAATGTATATAATAGTCCTAGGGAGGACTCCCATAATATAATTACTGCCAGGCCCCTTTATAGTGGAAGTGAATTGATAGGAGCCATAAGCTGTGATAGAGATATAACCGAATTGATTAGATTGACTACAATTCTTGATAAAACCAAATTTGATTTAAAGGTCCTCGAAGAGGAAGTTACAGCACTTAACGAAAACAGGTTTTCCTTTGACCAAATTGTAGGAGAAAATATAAAGTTTAAAGAAATAATAAATCTATGTAAGAATGTTTCAAAATCAAAAATAAATATGATAATAACTGGTGAAAGTGGAACGGGAAAAGAGGTATTTGCAAGGGCAATTCATATTGAAAGTAGAAGAAAAGGTCATTTTATACCGATAAATTGTAGTGCTATCCCAGAAGATTTGATGGAAAGTGAGTTGTTTGGATATGAAGGAGGAGCGTTTACTGGGGCTCTTAGAAAAGGAAAAGTAGGGAAATTTGAACTGGCACATGATGGGACATTGTTTCTGGATGAGATAGGGGATATGCCATTATCAATGCAGCCTAAGATTCTAAGAGTACTAGAGGATGGGATGATAACTAGGGTCGGGGGTTCAAAATCCATAAGGGTTGATGTAAGAGTAGTTGCTGCAACTAATAAAGACGTAAAGTTAATGATGGAGAAAGGAATGTTTAGAAAGGATTTATATTATAGATTAAATTCTATATTAATTGCACTGCCGCCGTTAAGGGAAAGAAAGGATGACATACCTGAGCTAGTAGATAGGTTTATTGAACAATTTTGTATTACCTATCGCTGTAATATACCTGAAATTCCAACAATGGTTATGAATATGATGATGAATTATGACTGGGAAGGAAACATAAGAGAGCTTAGAAATATCATAGAGAGAATAGTTATATTAGTAAATAACAACAAAGCAAAGGAAGTGGACATAGATTTTTTACCTAGGAGCATAATAGAAAGTAATAAAGAAAAAATAGAATATAAAAAAGAAGCCTTTGATCTTAATAATATTATAGAAAAGGCTGAGAAAGATGCAATCCTAAATGCGATGAGAACATCTGGAGGAAATAAAGCAAGAGCAGCTAAACTCTTAAATATACCTAGAAGTACGTTGTATTTTAAATTAAATAAGTATAATTTTAATAATATTTTAACAAGATAG
- a CDS encoding formate/nitrite transporter family protein has translation MYSDLVNRVSKSAIAKVHTLRSSKTKYFISSILAGMYVGLGVFLIMTIGGVLHGAPATRIIMGVSFGVALSLVIMAGSELFTGNNFVMVIGAMEKSVTWLEALEIWIYSFIGNFIGSIFIAYLYLKTGLAKGAVSDFILKVSSAKMNAPTGELFFRGILCNILVCIAVLCYIKLKEETAKLIMIFWCLFAFITTGFEHSIANMSLLSLGLFLPHDAMVSLWGLAHNLAPVTIGNFIGGGLILGLAYWYKGHKIIK, from the coding sequence ATGTACAGTGATTTAGTAAATAGAGTTAGTAAATCAGCTATAGCTAAGGTTCATACCTTAAGAAGCAGTAAGACTAAATACTTTATATCATCTATACTAGCAGGTATGTATGTTGGACTTGGAGTATTCCTAATTATGACCATAGGGGGAGTTCTACATGGAGCCCCGGCAACAAGGATAATAATGGGGGTTTCCTTTGGTGTTGCATTGAGCCTAGTGATCATGGCGGGTTCAGAGTTATTTACAGGTAATAATTTTGTCATGGTTATAGGGGCCATGGAGAAAAGTGTCACATGGCTTGAGGCATTAGAAATATGGATATACTCATTTATAGGAAATTTTATAGGGAGTATATTTATAGCATATTTATATTTAAAGACAGGACTTGCCAAGGGGGCTGTTTCAGATTTTATTTTAAAAGTTTCCTCGGCAAAGATGAATGCCCCCACAGGTGAACTTTTCTTTAGAGGAATTTTATGTAATATTCTGGTTTGTATTGCAGTGCTATGCTATATAAAATTGAAGGAAGAAACAGCTAAGTTAATTATGATATTTTGGTGTTTGTTTGCATTTATAACCACAGGATTTGAGCATAGTATTGCCAATATGTCCCTACTTTCCCTAGGATTATTTCTACCCCATGATGCCATGGTCAGCCTTTGGGGTTTAGCTCATAATCTAGCACCAGTAACAATAGGAAACTTTATAGGGGGAGGATTAATATTGGGATTGGCTTATTGGTACAAGGGGCATAAAATCATTAAATAA
- a CDS encoding 4Fe-4S binding protein, which yields MLESTGVPSAKQIDSVFPSEERLEKGAVAVIECYQNIPCNPCYTACKRNAIKKFEDINDLPQINHDNCNGCGLCIAHCPGLAIMIVDATYSENEVLIKIPYEFIPLPEQGEVVKGLNREGQYVCDVRVVRILDSKALDRTPIVSIAVPRQYMKVVRNFRM from the coding sequence ATGTTAGAAAGTACTGGAGTGCCTTCTGCAAAGCAGATAGACAGTGTTTTTCCTTCCGAGGAAAGATTAGAAAAGGGAGCCGTTGCAGTGATTGAATGTTATCAGAATATACCTTGTAATCCTTGCTATACTGCATGTAAGAGAAATGCTATTAAAAAATTTGAAGATATTAATGATTTGCCACAGATAAATCATGATAATTGTAATGGATGTGGATTATGTATAGCCCACTGTCCAGGGCTGGCGATTATGATAGTCGATGCAACTTATTCCGAGAATGAGGTTCTAATAAAAATTCCTTACGAATTTATTCCATTGCCAGAACAGGGAGAAGTGGTTAAGGGGTTAAATAGAGAAGGGCAATATGTATGTGATGTTAGGGTAGTAAGGATACTAGATTCAAAGGCATTAGATAGGACTCCTATAGTTTCTATTGCTGTTCCAAGACAATATATGAAAGTAGTAAGAAATTTTAGGATGTAA
- a CDS encoding FAD-binding oxidoreductase — MIKTADVVIIGGGISGVSIAYNLAKKGVRNVAVIEKGYLASGSTGRCGAGIRQQWGTEMNCKIAKFACELFENANEELEYDGDIEFKQGGYLMISSTEKEHEQFKKNVELQNSLGIPSRLLNLEEAKEIVPFLNTDGLISATFCQKDGHLNPFHTTEAFARAAERLGVKIYKFTEVTDIVIENGKVKGVKTTKGDISTNIVVNGAGGYSQAIGKMAGIELPVYSERHQILVTEAIEQVLGPMVMSFSLNLYCQQVPHGGLLMGRGDEGEPRDLRITSGWHFLEEMAKTITGILPPLKNARMIRQWAGIYNITPDRQPILGPVDGVEGYYLAVGFSGHGFMFGPATGVLIAESILGEETTLPIDMLHLNRFERGELIFEPSVV, encoded by the coding sequence ATGATTAAAACTGCTGATGTTGTTATTATTGGTGGAGGCATATCGGGAGTGTCTATAGCCTATAATTTAGCTAAAAAGGGAGTAAGAAATGTTGCTGTCATTGAGAAGGGATATTTAGCTAGTGGATCAACTGGAAGATGTGGAGCTGGCATTAGGCAGCAATGGGGAACGGAAATGAATTGTAAAATAGCGAAGTTTGCCTGTGAACTCTTTGAAAATGCTAATGAAGAACTGGAGTATGATGGTGATATAGAGTTTAAGCAAGGTGGGTATCTAATGATATCTAGTACAGAAAAGGAGCATGAGCAATTCAAGAAAAATGTTGAGCTTCAAAATAGTTTAGGGATTCCATCGAGACTGTTAAACCTTGAAGAAGCTAAGGAGATAGTTCCCTTCCTAAATACGGATGGACTTATAAGTGCAACCTTCTGTCAAAAGGATGGGCATCTTAATCCATTCCATACTACAGAAGCTTTTGCAAGGGCGGCGGAAAGACTTGGTGTTAAAATATATAAATTTACAGAGGTTACTGATATAGTGATAGAAAATGGTAAAGTTAAAGGTGTAAAAACTACTAAGGGAGATATCTCTACAAATATCGTTGTTAATGGGGCTGGAGGATATTCACAAGCAATAGGTAAGATGGCTGGTATCGAACTTCCAGTATATTCAGAAAGGCATCAAATACTGGTTACAGAGGCAATAGAACAAGTACTTGGGCCTATGGTTATGTCATTTTCATTAAATCTATATTGCCAGCAGGTTCCCCATGGAGGATTACTCATGGGTAGAGGCGATGAAGGAGAGCCAAGGGATTTACGTATAACATCGGGATGGCATTTCTTAGAGGAAATGGCTAAAACCATCACAGGGATACTGCCACCCCTTAAAAATGCCAGAATGATAAGACAATGGGCGGGGATTTATAATATAACTCCAGACAGGCAACCAATTTTGGGACCAGTAGATGGGGTTGAAGGTTATTACTTAGCAGTTGGCTTTAGTGGACACGGGTTCATGTTTGGGCCGGCAACTGGCGTATTGATAGCAGAAAGTATTTTAGGTGAGGAAACTACTTTACCAATTGATATGCTTCATCTAAATAGATTTGAAAGAGGTGAATTAATATTTGAACCATCGGTTGTTTAA
- a CDS encoding NAD(P)/FAD-dependent oxidoreductase, translated as MKAPKNAVLQKIRNGKKTYGVTPRIPGGLISPDKLITIAKVAEKYGGVLKITSGQRIAILNLNPDDVERVWKELDMQPGVLSSYSVKNVEMCPASFCKRSKQNSLSLGMKLEKRFYGASTPNRTKIAVVGCRNACASAYAKDIAVVGDVNGYIVATGGSAGFHPRLPDKIAENLSADEAYNMVEAIYEYYCDKAEMGEKLGHFIDRISIDQFKKDIIAIFEKRMKSYKGEFINE; from the coding sequence ATGAAGGCACCTAAGAATGCAGTTCTTCAAAAAATAAGAAATGGTAAAAAAACATATGGTGTTACTCCACGTATACCAGGTGGATTAATAAGTCCCGATAAACTAATAACAATTGCTAAAGTAGCGGAAAAATATGGAGGCGTTCTAAAAATAACATCGGGTCAAAGAATAGCTATACTAAACCTCAATCCCGATGATGTTGAAAGGGTTTGGAAAGAACTTGATATGCAACCCGGAGTTCTATCTTCCTATTCTGTAAAAAATGTAGAGATGTGCCCTGCTTCTTTTTGTAAAAGATCTAAGCAAAATTCCTTAAGCCTAGGGATGAAATTAGAAAAAAGATTCTATGGTGCGAGTACACCAAATAGAACAAAAATAGCTGTGGTAGGATGTAGAAATGCTTGTGCCAGTGCTTATGCCAAGGATATTGCTGTGGTAGGAGATGTAAATGGCTATATAGTGGCTACTGGAGGCAGTGCAGGTTTTCATCCAAGATTACCGGATAAAATAGCTGAAAATCTAAGTGCAGATGAAGCCTATAATATGGTTGAAGCCATCTATGAATATTACTGTGATAAGGCTGAAATGGGAGAAAAGTTAGGTCATTTTATAGATAGAATATCAATTGATCAATTTAAAAAAGATATTATTGCCATATTTGAAAAAAGAATGAAATCATATAAAGGGGAGTTTATTAATGAGTAA
- a CDS encoding DUF1858 domain-containing protein, whose product MAVTKDTLISEILKINPNSAQILMRYGMGCLGCPSAQMESLGEAAMVHGIDLEKLLEELNK is encoded by the coding sequence ATGGCAGTAACTAAGGATACTTTAATAAGTGAAATTTTGAAAATTAACCCTAACTCTGCTCAAATTTTAATGAGATATGGAATGGGTTGTCTAGGATGCCCTTCAGCTCAAATGGAATCTTTAGGTGAAGCAGCTATGGTACATGGCATTGATTTAGAAAAGCTTTTAGAAGAATTGAATAAATAA